The Sparus aurata chromosome 15, fSpaAur1.1, whole genome shotgun sequence genomic interval AGCACCGCTGATGAAAGGTTTTTTACGTTATGCCTCACATTGTACTACTCAGagcttttgaaatgtatttttcactgATTTTGGAGTCAGCATACATTTCATGCAGTCAGTGAGCCTGTCAGGATTACACAGACTAGCAACTCTTAACAAAGCCATTGATGCGTGGAGGAGTTGGGCAGCGTGATGGCTGGATGCTTTATGTGTCATGCGGGCAGAGCACTAAATGACCTGACTTTCAGAgtgccaatgtgtgtgtgtgtgtgtgtgtgtgtcccataTAGTTTGCGGCTGTGACCTCGCCCAGGGGGGCTTCTTCATGAAGAATGGAGAGTATCTGTGCACACTGGACTACCAACGCATGCACGGCACCCGCTGCAATGGCTGTGGGGACTTTGTGGAGGGGGAAGTGGTCACTGCTCTGGGCAAGACTTACCACCCAGCCTGCTTCGTCTGCACCATCTGCAAGTAAGACATGCAGACTCTTCTCACATCAGCTGAATAAAAAATTGGAAATACTACAGTTACATTGCAAAATACAGAGGAGTTCCCTGTcttgaaagagagaaaacatggaCATATGCTTTTAAAGAGGTCAGGAAAGTGCCAGAGGTCTATGATAATTCAATAGTAAACAGGACATGAAAGTATCTCAGTCTTCCTGATTGAATTTAGGCTTAAACCAGCAAACACTCTTCTCATTGGTTTTCATTACAACTACAGATTCTGATCAAAATCTCCGCAAATGCTATCTGTGGAGACACACAGATCTTACTGTCCTGCGTTTGTGTGCCGCCTGTCAATGCAGTAATAATTCAGTTCTGCTCAGAATCACTTGAATAATACTATTACTAATCATGATGGACAAACAAAGTCACCGAGATGGCAGATATTCCAGTTGACAGTGTACAGTACCATGCTGTGTGTCACATCAGCGTCATCTGACTAAACGGCCTCCTCAGGGCCACAGTGTTGACACACATCCACATCATCAGGTCCTGTCATCTTTGGCCCCGTCAGACAGCCTGGAAGCCACAGCTAATAAACTCTTGCACTTACCACGGGGCCACAGCTCATGTCTTTCTGACCGATTGTTgatgtcacccccccccccttccagaCGACCGTTCCCTGCCGGGGACAGGGTGACTTTTAACGGGAAGGACTGTCTGTGTCAGTACTGTGTCGAGCCCATGTCACCGGGACCAAAGGACATCCTGGGCTCCAGCAGTAAGTAGCTATTGTCGattaaacacatgcaaacaagaAAGCACATCACATGATGCTATTTTGGTGTCCGCGCAGGATTGTCTATAAATTGCGGTAGGATTAAGAGTGATAGTGGAatagttggaaaaaaaaacaaacttggcTCTCAGCTCTTAGGTATGATTCATGCATGACATTTAGTGTAGCTGCTGTCATTGTAGCTGCGATATTTGTcctgtgaaaaatatttttcagtCATCTTGCCCACATGTTATTAGCATAAGTTTAATTGAACGCCATACAACATGTTCAATGTTCAACAATTCAAGACATTTATAAAAGTGGCATCGTTAACATTAACCCCTCCACAAGCAGCAACCGATTGGTGGCTTAGATTACAAAGTTGTGCTGTTACAGCCAGACATTGACAAAATAAGAGTAGATGGGTTTACAAACCAGAATGTCAGGCTGAATTGTGGGGAAATTTGTGTGTAATGAAGCATGATACATCTAGAATATTACAGAATCAGAATCGGCTTTATTGTCCGCAGATGTACAAGTACACACATGCCATGTATTTGACTCCAGTTTGAAATTGCTGTCATAAACTTTTGCAGAAAAATCCATATAGCTAGGAAAAAATaactaaacaaaaaaggaaaattatgGTCAAGAATAAAGATTGGGAATTGTCAGGACTGTACTGTACCATATAAACGGGAAAAGAAAGTATGTGTATATAAGATCACCAATGACCAAaaagtagtaatagtagtagcaGTAATTAAAAGTTACCACTTCAGATTTTTCTATCTATTGTATTTTCAGTTGGTGAGcaattgggaaaaaaaacaaattgaaacaTTTAGTCATATTccttacatttatttatatgacTTTATTTACTCttccttattatttatttatatgacTTTCAATGCAGAACACAACTGTACAACATTTGAGCTCCCCACCTTGATGCATGAtgtcattttgggaaatatgtgTTACTTTCTGTCTGACTTAACTGAGAAGATCGATACCATTCTCACGTCTTTATAGTACATATTAAGCTCAAGCCAGATGCGATTAGCTCAGCTACCGTACCTACATGATACAGTATGTACACTTGAGATGTAGTAGGTAGTAGGTAGTAGGTAGTAGATGTAGTGGTAGGCAGAATTTGGTAATCTAAAGCAAAACCAcactgtttcctcctctttccaTTAGCCGCTAAGCTACGCCAAGAGACTTCTGGCTGAAGCTTCATGCTGAACGGACAGATGTGAAATCATGTGGTGTCATTCTTCTCCTCTAACTCTGAGCAAGACAGAGCAATTTACCgtatttctgaaaatgtcaacTAACAGTCGTTTAAGGGCACATAAAAGAGCAAAATCTTAAGGGGAATTCTATGTAAAACAGTTTGTAGGTAGTGCTACTCAACGGTTCCAAATACCACTTTAGTGCAGCAGAGGATACTCTGCAAGGAGCTCCCTGCAACTCAGTTATGCTTGAAGACTGAATGATGTAGAAGTATCATTCAGGGAgttcctccagctctctctcatCTTCTCCGTAAATGCAGCAGTGTTCGACCGGCCATGTTCCTTTATGAATAACACCAAGACAGGCCTTGCTAAATAATGCATGGCCATGCATTTCCTTTGCTCTGGAACAGGGGATGTGCAGCCCTCAAAACCCCTCCTCTCCcatctcctctcatcctccctctctctccgtccttcctctccccttcctcttcttctctctctctctctctctcgctctttctcttcttctccctcaaCCCCACTGGTCTTTCCTTTGGCGTTTGAAGAGCTTTTAGACAAGGTCACCCATAAATAAGGCATGCTGATTCTCCTCACGTTATCATCGCAACCTCGTTATGCCTTGCGTAGTTATCGTCCCTTGCGGTTGCAGTGGGCTCTGTGTTGCTTTCATCCTCCATTCATTAAAGACGAGATGACAAGATGATTGTTCTTTTAGAATCCAACCTCTCACACTTTTAGCGCCTCAGGATCCTACTTGGATATGGATGGAGCTTTCAGAGCCATTGCAAGAGGGATGCAGTTGATAGAAAGAGGCAGCTGTCAGAACATTGTTGGTTACCCTCTATCACCATCTAGTGTCTTGGGTCATTACTGacaagatgtctcactctgcaTGCAATAATCCCTCCTGGTTTGAAGGCTATGGTTTTACCTAAACCAAACCTTAAAGCAGGCATCATTTTGAACTGCAGATATTTTACTTGCTCTCTTTAAACTGTATGCACCACTTTTGCTTTTTGCAGATTGTGCAGGATGTGGTCGAGACATAAAGAACGGACAGGCTCTCCTAGCGTTGGACAGACAGTGGCATCTGGGCTGCTTTAAGTGTAAGGCCTGCAGCAAAGTGCTGACCGGGGAATACATCAGCAAGTAAGCAGCTCATAACCGCTGTAATTACAGGCCACTTGGGCAAATTCGGGCTAGCACAAGGCTCACACGCAATATGATATTTCATCACTTGGCTTTCCGATTtttgtctgtctcctctcaggGATGGCGCCCCCTACTGTGAGAAGGACTACCAGATCCATTTCGGAGTTCAGTGTGAGGCGTGTCATCAGTTCATCACAGGGAAGGTACTAGaggtaagacacacacacacacacatccctgtCTTTACATCTCTCTGATTGGCATCTTTAGTACAGGCAGGTGTCTGCGTGTGCAGCCAGCTATCTGATGTGAAATTTACGATACGCTTTTGTAAACAAACGATTAATACTGCACCTGGATTGCATATGAATCCTGCCTGAGGTGAGTTTGAAAGAATTCTAAGGGAACACATACTTTCACGAGACTTTGAGCCCTTAAGCTTTAGTGAAGGACTATAATTACAGCAGATACGGTCGGGAAGCATATCTGAAGTTTTGAATTAAAGCTTGCATTATGTGGATTTGCATACTGGACATAGAAATAACTTCAGAGTTGGTTCGACCATCTAAACTCTGCTTCCCACACAGCTAGGAGATGTTGCATCGGGGTGGAATTTGAAATGTAGTTTGATAATCTGCTGTGTAATCTCTTCGCCACTGAGCCAAATAGACGCTTGACATGACTGTAGTCAACTAAAAGATTAGTTCTTGGCAGATTTTCAGgtctttctgtctctgcctgAGCACACATGCTTGCTGCACACTCGTACAAGCTTGCCTTGCCGcaaattatataaatattacatAAAACACCTAATGTGACTCGACATTTAGGAGCTGATCAATATTCATCAATGCTGTATGTCGTGGAGCTGTTACGAAACCCTCGTTAAAGGGTATTAACGCAGTCGGAGTTTGTGGAAAACATTGCCAACACCTCTGTCCTTGATGCTCTGTCTGTTCAATGATCTCTTGATCGAGCGCTGGCCTGTCTGTTCTGCAGACGGTGATCCAATCAGACATTGAGTTATGTGTCATTTGATGGTATGAAAATGTCACTGCTCGCCAGCCAGCCGGGCTTACAGTAATCCAGCGCTAAGGCAGGCCTTTATGACAATAGGAAAAGGCCTCGGCATCTCACCCCCTGAGCTGCTGCCAATGGATCAGTGGGGCCAAAGCCATAGCAGCCAGTCTGATAGTCTAATCACTGACCCAAGACCCAGGTCAAATACCGTGTGGCCATTGGTGGGTTTGCATATTGTCTGCTCCCCTCGGAGTGCGATGCGAGTGGCTTATTAATGCAGGTGTAATAAATGCAGCTATTAAAGGAAGGGAGGAATAAGGAGAGTGTTTAATGGCGTGCTACACATATAGCATAAGTGCCTTTATTATCCCTGAGAGagattttacagtgtaggtGAGGAGAGAATTGGGTAGGAGGTGCTGTAAAGTGTCTGCTTTAGTCTGTTCTGTAGACTTTTTGGatacagtaaaatgtaaaatgcaaatattaGTCAGTGGCTCCATATCTCTGAGTGGCCACTTGCCAGCTGAAACGGTACTGAGGGCTGCTACACAGCGGAATTTCATTTGGGTATTTATCACCCCCGGTCAAAGTTGCACAGGCTTTATAGTGCTGCACTCTGCATACAAAGTGCCACATCGGTGTAGATGGAAATTCAGGTGCTCCAGACGTCAGATCATTTTATTGGATTGCATTGTGTGGGTTATCACAAAGAGGAACACTCAGATATACGATGGCAggttgactgtgtcaaacaGGCGGATGTCACGGTGGTCGTATTCAATATGAACAAAACgcattttttcaccattttctcttATTGAAAGAGAATATGGCTGGAGCACATAGAGTGATATCAGACCAGTTCCAGGAGCTCGTACATATCAAGAGCTTCCTGGTGTCACCGTTTCATCAACAGTCCTTCCtgaagggagggagagcagtTACACAGGATCTGATGAAACCTGCACAAACAGGGTTTAGGTGTGAGAGGAAGGAAATGTAGCAGAGAGAAGGCAGAGCGCTGGGTTTATTTCCTGGAAGTTACGGCTCCGCTTCACTCACCTTACTGCGGGCTTCACTGATCTTCATTTTTCCTGTGATGTCAAGTCTGTTTTGTGCGCTCTGTGCTTTCCAGGCAGGGGATAAGCACTACCACCCCAGCTGTGCGAGATGCAGCAGGTGCAATCAGATGTTCACAGAAGGAGAAGAGATGTATCTGCAAGGTGAGCACACCTGCCTCTGTTGTCACTGTCACAGGAAACTTTATTGCTTAACTTTCGGTTCCTTTTAAACTCAAACTGAGGAGCTGCAGTATGTGTTAACTAAGGTTTAGGGGTATGAAACTCTTTGGCATTCATTCTTTTAGAAAGCCATCAGCATGGGGATTTAATAGCATAATTTATTATTAGTATAAACATTCTTATGAATAATTTAATTTTGGTAACACTTGTAATGAAGACCACATCTATAGTGCATTCATAGTGTGTAATACTTTCCTAATGCTTTATGACTGCGCTCATACACATGATAAAATATGTGTAGTATAAATGTATATTGTCTTTTTCTTACTTTGAATATACTATGGTTATATTACTTAAGATTCCTTCCTAAAGAAGACAGATTTTACTCTTTGCATTTAGGCTTCTTACATAATGATCACTTATGATGCTGCATAGATCATTTTAAATTcgtacactgtaaaatctgacaagtCTAGGGTACCAATTACTTCAAAATTACAAAGTAAAATAGAATAACCATTTTAAGTGGCTAAAACTGTTCAACTTCAATTTAATAGTAtacttaaaactttaaaacttaaaactttaaattggaaatgcattaaaactttACTGACAGGGTTACGAGGTaaatttattgttatttttcaaatcaCAGGGGTTTAAAAAAACCAACAATCAAATGTTATGATGAAACATTCTTCATTATAGATGCATCAATATATATGTCACTTTACCTAACACAATGTTAACTTGTGATACTGCATGGACTATTGAAGCGTACTATGAGTGCTTActacagttgattgttgagggGTTTATAGGTGAGTATTAGCAGTCAAAATGTCAGTCAACTTCTAGTTTGTAACTCATCAAAAGCATCCATGAGACACTTAAACTTAGAATGTACTATAAGTCACATCTATAATGTTTATGACTGTTTATATAGCGGCTCAAAAACATTGTGTGGCTGTGAGTGCACTCATAAAGCATTATGAGTCATTATGATACACTATAAATGCTCCCATAATGCGCAATAGCAGCGGTTACCAAATGGTGCTACAGGATTTCGGTACTACCATAGATTATGGAtacaatatacatacatacatacatacatacatacatacatacatacatacatacatacatacatacatacatacatacatacatacatacataaaaacataTACAGACATAAAGAACTACATATTTTATGTCTCTGCTACTTTTGTCAACTTAACTCATTTAGATTTTTGTGATCTATCTAGTTTAAATGCCTGTGTTGCTGCTGGTGGATTTTCCATAATTAAAGCCTAATGAGTGCTGACTGCAAACACAACTCATTACGTCACTACAGTGTTGACAACTTGTCTCTTgatgtaaacatgtatgtaacgctgtgatcatACCCACTGAAGTAACATAGTGCTGAAAAAAGTgatacagacagagacaccattcaccctgttataAGACACTGTTTCATCAGaatgattttaaagctgtttatttaaggtgaaaaagttacataatgcagCTTTTTGTAATTAGTAGATAAAAACTGTACAGAGTGATTAGATAACACATCTTATAGAAGCTATTTGCACAGATTTGAATACAGGTGTGCCTCGAAAATTTGGCTTCCTCTTCAGTATGCCTTGCTCTGCTCTATGGATGTGTTGAAGTTTTACCTTAATTTTTCATATGTGCTGTTTACCAGGTTTGTGGTATCTGTTTATATATCCTGGACATGAAGTAACATTTATTCAACATTCTACATTCTCAGAAGATTTCAGGCACACTTTGGGAAGACATTTtgtcatatatacatataatccGAAATGTTTCCTTAATGTGACTTGTCTTCTTTATGTTGTTCTGaatgtctcctctctctgtcttccacCTCAGGATCAACAGTCTGGCATCCTGGCTGCAAGAACACCACTAGAACGGAGGAGAGACACAGGGAGCGGGTAGGAATTTGGGGAATCAATGACTCCATAGTCCATGACTGAAAGCACCTCTCTGTTGGTGTCTCATGACAATGTTTAACTAGAAAAGATAGAAATTTGGAATATGTAACAAGCGATACTGCGCAGTCTGTTTCCGCTCCCTGGCTGAACTGTTAAACCTTAACCTCCTGTGGTTGAAATAATTTGCCTATCGAGGCGGTGTTGCTTGTGCGTGTGcctttgcatgtgtgtatgtgtgtgtgtgtgtgtaaagataTTTGTTCACGTTCATATTTACATGTTAACATGTTGGCCTTGaagtatgtgtgcgtgtgtgtgtgaactgtgaGTCGGGCTGAAGAGGCACAACCCCTGTGTGATGTCCTGTGAACCCCCCTCTCCCTTCCTCCACAGCTATTGCCTCCGTCCCTCTTATTcctccaaaaaacacaaaggcaggTACTGTATTCGCTATTGGCTATGAGATGGCATCATCCTGTGTTCCACCATATACATAGGACACAATGCACTGtatgctgccacctgctggaggCAGCCTGCAGTGCCCTCTTTGTGTGTCATATGGAGCCATCCAGTCTTGTCTTTTAACACTTAGACTTACACTCATACCAAAGGTGCATGAGACAAAGATGCGCACACATTTGGAGGAGCAGACTACCACAGACTAATTTGTCTTCTCTAAAATCCCCATTTACCCATTAGGTAAAAAGCTCATTTAATTACACCACATTCAGACCTGCTGCTGCCATCCAGACTCTTCATTTCTCATAAACAGGCATGAGGTCCTTAAGAACATGAAATCACAGCTGTGCAGCTCTCATTCACTTTGCAAATttgcaaatgaatgacacaatcaTGAGATGACATGTTAGTGTTTCAAAGTACTCCATGTaattaatgaaatgtaaatgcagGGTTCCCGCTCATTGCTCATACAGTCTATCCaaaaagtgagagagagtgtttgGGGTGAAAATGACGGTCTTGTGCAGATGGCAGGAGGCTGTGGATCTTGGGAGGATCATGACTGCCAGACAGACGTTGTCGGGACTAACAGccgcttttgtgtttttttttttcttcccacagCCTACGCGGTCATCATCCGAGAGTATTTGTTCCAGACCTGGTTCAAGCATACCTGGCTCACCGGGTCACACGATCTATGTAAGAAATGTTATGGAGTCTAAACAGATTGTTCTGCTCTCTAGTCTTTAATTCCCTTTCTTTATACAGTAGTAATCTCCATTTACCcttgtgtgtgcttgcatgtttgtctttatttgtcTCCCTAGGCAAAAGTAGACAATGAGATCCTTGATTACAGAGACCTAGCTGCCATTCCAAAAGTCAAAGCCATTTATGACATTGAGCGTCCCGATCTCATTACCTATGAACCTTTGTACACCACCTccctggaagagagagaggagagacgagAGAGTGTGGGCGAGGTAAACACACAGACCGCATGCGTCTTTTCCTGCATGTATGCCATCTTTATGCACATACATCAACAgagaaatatttatatataataaaaatgagCCTCTGTTTTGCTGAGTTGTCCTCCAGTAGGATTTTCCACatgaaaaagcacaaaaaagaaGTATTTATGCACACAAAGGAGTGTTCACTGTTGGTGATaaaaggcttttattgtgtACTGAACCTCTGTGTCCCTCACAGCTCCACACTGCCAGGAGGGAGCGTTCCCCCTTGCCCGATGACAAGGTGAGATACGTCACCGTCTCctgatgatgataaatgatCCCAAATGGGCTAAGAAAAGAGAGCATGTGCGTCGGAGGTGCACTGCTTGCAAAAAAGTGGCAGATCAGCAGATAGTTTGTTCTCAGTCTTGGTAGAGCGGGGGGTTATTTAAAGCCTGTTAACACTTTGATATTTATGTCTGGCCATCTAGGTTCCTTTGCCTCTGATattatctgtcttttttttcttttttttcaagaaatgcttcaaaacaaaaatataattcaGACTTGTTTGATTCTCCCTAGTCCTCAAGAAACATGTCGCCAACGCCGCCCGGAGAGGTGAGCTTATTCACTGTAAATGCAGTTATTTCTATAATATTCTCATTCAATATAGAAGTTTGTGTAAtaatccgtgtgtgtgtgtgtgtgtgtgtgtgtgtgtgtgtgtgtgtgtgtgtgtgtgtcagggctcGTATGACAGGAGGGAACGCATCCTCCAAAGGTCCACCAGTCAGGGCTCCATAGGATCACCAGTTTATAATCGCCATGGTTACACCCCCACCTTGTCACGGTCTCCACAGCATTTTCATCGGCCAGGTATGAACTTACGAAGACAATTGTGTGCAAATGGGTcagcacatgtgtgtttttacatccctgtgataaaaaacattgatttcaGGGTTCATATTAGGTGGATCATTTAGATCTGTACAGGTCTGTTATGGATGAGTTCACTTACCCTCCACTCCCGGGGTTCTCACTTCCCTCCTGCCGATGTATTTATCACTTTAAAAGGAGAACTTCACCAAAATTGACTTTGGGTTGTTAtgttattgatttttttgtcttgtagcACTTTGGTTTGACATGATGGACAATCCCTCCTCTTGCAGAATAACAATCTCAAAATCAATTTTGCGAGTTTGCTTTTatttccctttaaaaaaaaagtttgattttaaaGTGTGATACCTTGCCTCGTTTCTTACTGTTCATCTTGAATACCTCTCACTTTggg includes:
- the ablim1a gene encoding actin-binding LIM protein 1a isoform X8, which encodes MPNLPNLNSLGKLCSSSRSQSVDRVRVKRKSSVKRMSIIEDGHVAEVLYLIPKQYMEQVPNLNPSDYYLSERLNDVATVAHAQDTHHHSTDKPLIQCYKCGEPCKGEVLRVQNKHFHLKCFTCKVCGCDLAQGGFFMKNGEYLCTLDYQRMHGTRCNGCGDFVEGEVVTALGKTYHPACFVCTICKRPFPAGDRVTFNGKDCLCQYCVEPMSPGPKDILGSSNCAGCGRDIKNGQALLALDRQWHLGCFKCKACSKVLTGEYISKDGAPYCEKDYQIHFGVQCEACHQFITGKVLEAGDKHYHPSCARCSRCNQMFTEGEEMYLQGSTVWHPGCKNTTRTEERHRERLLPPSLLFLQKTQRQPTRSSSESICSRPGSSIPGSPGHTIYAKVDNEILDYRDLAAIPKVKAIYDIERPDLITYEPLYTTSLEEREERRESVGELHTARRERSPLPDDKSSRNMSPTPPGEGSYDRRERILQRSTSQGSIGSPVYNRHGYTPTLSRSPQHFHRPDQGSNIYRKPPIYKQHGSEGRRRSREEEEEEALKRKQLQEEHLSKIQSGLGKLILKEEMEKEQIRERHARSLSAQRYDPKQTNCDADLTSPTKTNSLPGYGRNGLHRPQSTDFTQYNSYGDMCGGGREFQHIKDGRAALARMDRGVSMPNMLEPKVYPYEMLMITSRGRAKLPRDVDRTRLERHLAPETFFDIFGMEIQEFDRLPLWKRNDMKKKAKLF
- the ablim1a gene encoding actin-binding LIM protein 1a isoform X13, translating into MVMVKEKVAHAQDTHHHSTDKPLIQCYKCGEPCKGEVLRVQNKHFHLKCFTCKVCGCDLAQGGFFMKNGEYLCTLDYQRMHGTRCNGCGDFVEGEVVTALGKTYHPACFVCTICKRPFPAGDRVTFNGKDCLCQYCVEPMSPGPKDILGSSNCAGCGRDIKNGQALLALDRQWHLGCFKCKACSKVLTGEYISKDGAPYCEKDYQIHFGVQCEACHQFITGKVLEAGDKHYHPSCARCSRCNQMFTEGEEMYLQGSTVWHPGCKNTTRTEERHRERPTRSSSESICSRPGSSIPGSPGHTIYAKVDNEILDYRDLAAIPKVKAIYDIERPDLITYEPLYTTSLEEREERRESVGELHTARRERSPLPDDKSSRNMSPTPPGEGSYDRRERILQRSTSQGSIGSPVYNRHGYTPTLSRSPQHFHRPDQGSNIYRKPPIYKQHGSEGRRRSREEEEEEALKRKQLQEEHLSKIQSGLGKLILKEEMEKEQIRERHARSLSAQRYDPKQTNCDADLTSPTKTNSLPGYGRNGLHRPQSTDFTQYNSYGDMCGGGREFQHIKDGRAALARMDRGVSMPNMLEPKVYPYEMLMITSRGRAKLPRDVDRTRLERHLAPETFFDIFGMEIQEFDRLPLWKRNDMKKKAKLF
- the ablim1a gene encoding actin-binding LIM protein 1a isoform X4 — translated: MPNLPNLNSLGKLCSSSRSQSVDRVRVKRKSSVKRMSIIEDGHVAEVLYLIPKQYMEQVPNLNPSDYYLSERLNDVATVAHAQDTHHHSTDKPLIQCYKCGEPCKGEVLRVQNKHFHLKCFTCKVCGCDLAQGGFFMKNGEYLCTLDYQRMHGTRCNGCGDFVEGEVVTALGKTYHPACFVCTICKRPFPAGDRVTFNGKDCLCQYCVEPMSPGPKDILGSSNCAGCGRDIKNGQALLALDRQWHLGCFKCKACSKVLTGEYISKDGAPYCEKDYQIHFGVQCEACHQFITGKVLEAGDKHYHPSCARCSRCNQMFTEGEEMYLQGSTVWHPGCKNTTRTEERHRERLLPPSLLFLQKTQRQPTRSSSESICSRPGSSIPGSPGHTIYAKVDNEILDYRDLAAIPKVKAIYDIERPDLITYEPLYTTSLEEREERRESVGELHTARRERSPLPDDKSSRNMSPTPPGEGSYDRRERILQRSTSQGSIGSPVYNRHGYTPTLSRSPQHFHRPGTDPPSGRSSPLPLRPDSRPVTPPLSQTPKHFHLPDQGSNIYRKPPIYKQHGSEGRRRSREEEEEEALKRKQLQEEHLSKIQSGLGKLILKEEMEKEQIRERHARSLSAQRYDPKQTNCDADLTSPTKTNSLPGYGRNGLHRPQSTDFTQYNSYGDMCGGGREFQHIKDGRAALARMDRGVSMPNMLEPKVYPYEMLMITSRGRAKLPRDVDRTRLERHLAPETFFDIFGMEIQEFDRLPLWKRNDMKKKAKLF
- the ablim1a gene encoding actin-binding LIM protein 1a isoform X12, producing the protein MVMVKEKVAHAQDTHHHSTDKPLIQCYKCGEPCKGEVLRVQNKHFHLKCFTCKVCGCDLAQGGFFMKNGEYLCTLDYQRMHGTRCNGCGDFVEGEVVTALGKTYHPACFVCTICKRPFPAGDRVTFNGKDCLCQYCVEPMSPGPKDILGSSNCAGCGRDIKNGQALLALDRQWHLGCFKCKACSKVLTGEYISKDGAPYCEKDYQIHFGVQCEACHQFITGKVLEAGDKHYHPSCARCSRCNQMFTEGEEMYLQGSTVWHPGCKNTTRTEERHRERPTRSSSESICSRPGSSIPGSPGHTIYAKVDNEILDYRDLAAIPKVKAIYDIERPDLITYEPLYTTSLEEREERRESVGELHTARRERSPLPDDKSSRNMSPTPPGEGSYDRRERILQRSTSQGSIGSPVYNRHGYTPTLSRSPQHFHRPGTDPPSGRSSPLPLRPDSRPVTPPLSQTPKHFHLPDQGSNIYRKPPIYKQHGSEGRRRSREEEEEEALKRKQLQEEHLSKIQSGLGKLILKEEMEKEQIRERHARSLSAQRYDPKQTNCDADLTSPTKTNSLPGYGRNGLHRPQSTDFTQYNSYGDMCGGGREFQHIKDGRAALARMDRGVSMPNMLEPKVYPYEMLMITSRGRAKLPRDVDRTRLERHLAPETFFDIFGMEIQEFDRLPLWKRNDMKKKAKLF